TGGCCATGAGTGTCTTCATGGAGTTAAACCATCAGGGAAAAGTGGTCTCCCATGATTTTGGTCCCAGCGTCATCCGTACCCAGGAGCGCATGACCTATGATGACGTACGCGATATCCTGGTAGATAAAGACGAAAACTTACGCAAGCGCTACCAGCCGCTGGTGCCTATGTTTGAAAAGATGGAAGAAATGGCCATGATCCTGCGTAAAAACCGTTTTGACCGCGGCGCTTTGGATTTTGCCGTGCCGGAGGTAAAGGTCAAACTGGATGAACAGGGTAAACCAATAGACATTGTACCGCGACCCCGCTCAATTGCGGAAATGATCATCGAAGAATTTATGCTGATCTGCAATGAAACGGTGGCAGAACACTTCTCCCGCATGGAAGTGCCTTTTGTCTATCGCGTCCATGAACAGCCCAGCGAAGCCAAGATGCAAAACTTCCGTGAATTTGTCCATAACCTGGGCCTGTCGCTAAAAGGTTCCCCGGATAAAATCCATTCCCGTGCTCTGCAAGCGCTGCTGGACGAGGTGGAAGGTAAACCGGAAGAACGGGTAGTTAACACACTACTGCTCCGTACCATGCAGCAGGCCCGCTACTCCGCACATCGCTCACCCCACTACGGTCTGGCTGCCGAATACTACTCTCACTTTACCTCACCCATCCGCCGCTATCCGGATCTGATGATTCACCGCCTGATGCGAGAGTACCTACAGGGCATGCCGCCCCAAAAGCGTCTGGGCAAAATCACCAAAAACAACGAAGCCGGCGCAGACCGGGCTTCCATGAGGGAACGGCTGGCCATGGAAGCGGAGCGGGAAAGCGTTGATATGAAGAAAGTAGAATTCATGGAAGGTAAAGAAGGTCAGGAATTCGACGCCGTTATTTCCGGAGTCACCTCCTTTGGACTCTTTGCCGAGCTGGAAAACCTGGTGGAAGGTCTCGTCCATGTCTCCAGTATGGACGACGATTACTACCATTTCCACGAAGACAAGCTGGCCCTGGTAGGCGAGCGCACCGGTAAAACCTACCGCATCGGCAAACCGGTCCGTGTTATCCTCAAACGCGCCAGCAAAGAAGACCGGCAAATTGACTTCGTCCTCACCGAAATAGAAAACGACTAAATCAAGTGCGGTTGACGAAAAATCCGACAAATGTTATAATGTGATAGACGGTGTAAAGAAAGAATGGTCGTAGCCCTATTTGTCTTTGGCAAATAGGGTTATTTATCGGAAGAGGTTGGTTATGGATGGATAAGGTTTTTGCTAAAAACCGCAAAGCGTTTCATGATTATCACATTGACGAGAAATACGAGGCAGGCATGGTCCTGACCGGTACCGAGGTTAAATCCATCCGGGCCGGCAAGGTAAACCTGAAAGACAGCTACGCCCGTATTGAAAACAATGAGATCTTCATCCATAATTTGCACATCAGCCCCTATGAACAGGGAAACCGCTTTAACCATGAACCTCTTCGCAAGCGAAAGCTTCTTATGCACCGCCGACAAATCAGCCGCCTTATCGGGCTGACCAAGGAAAAAGGTTACACCTTAATCCCACTCCAAATGTACGCAAGCAAAGGCTTCATTAAAATCGAGATTGCCTTGGCCCGAGGGAAAAAGCAGTACGATAAACGTCAGGCCCTGGCAGCCAAAGAAGCCAAGCGTGAAGTTGAGAGAGCCTTCAAGGAAAAACAGCAATACTAAACCTGGGGGCGTTTTGGATTCGACGGGGGTTGGATAGGTGAGAGTTGCGAGTCCGGGCCCATGCACCCGGTCAACAACGTGGAACGGCTATAAATGCCAACGATAATTACGCTCTCGCTGCTTAATTAAAGCAGCGTGTCCGCTGGATCCGAGCCTGTAGGAACCAGTCCGGGCATCAATTAATCAGGCTACCGACCCCACGGTAGGCACTGCCAAAGGGGAAGGGAATAACAACAGTGCTAGTGCAGTAGCATCCTGTCTCAGGGAGGCCGCTGCATGAAATTAAATCTGAGGCTACACTCGTAGACGCTTTCGCTAGTCTGCCTGCGGACAGGGGTTCGACTCCCCTCGCCTCCACCAAAATGGAGACAAAGTCAAGTCTTAGGACTTGGCTTTTTGTATTTTCCAGGTTCAGGTCCGATCTATAAAGAATGACAAATTAAGAAAAAAGAGTAAGGAATGGAGGTTACCCGTAGATGGGTCGATTATTTTAAAAACATATCCGAACCAGATATGATACTGAACGGTACGTCCGGTGGTGTGAGAGGACCTGGCATCACCGATAGCTTTGGATAAGCGCCTGTTTTTCATCATTCCCTTAGGGCTTAGCGTTTCCATGCATATCAATTGCTTTCATGAATCAGCCTGGTTGAGAGCTTATGCAGCAGGAAGTCTTTGCGGATATTAGTTGCTTTTTCATGCTGAATAGCCAGCTTAATTTTGGCTTTGTTCCTAAAAAAGAATCCAGGTCGGCCTGTGGCTTCCTAGATTCTTTTTAAGTATCTTTTGTATTTTGTTTTAACCATTCAGTCAGTTCTTCCTTTGTAAGATTGCCGGATGCCAATTTAATAATAATTTCATAGGCTTCTTTTTCTGATGCGCAGATTTCGTAACCATTTTTCTGCAGGAAGGTGTCCATGGCAACTAACGCAATTCGCTTATTTCCATCAATAAAAGGATGATTGTTGCACAGGTGAAAACCATACGCTGCAGCCATTTTGAATAATGAATCATGTAAATAAGAACCACCAAACATGGCCTTGGGTTGTTCAAGCGCGGAATCGAGCAATCCCTCATCGCGAATTCCAGAACTGCCCCCGTACAGATTAATTAATTGCTCATGAAAAAATATAATTATGTGTTTGGGAATAAAGATAATGGCTTTCATTTTGATAATTCCTTTAAAGCATTCTTATACTTTTTATTGGTTTTATCAAATGAAGTCGCCCATTCTTCAAAGTCAGGATCGTAAGGGGTTATGGTAAATCCATGGTTATTTTCTACCACATAAAGTTCTTCACCTTCTTTAAGGTTATACTTTTCAAGTAACTCCTTAGGAAGAGTAAGCCCATAGCTGTTTCCCACTTTTCTTAATTTTAGTTTTTTCAAAAATATCACCTCATTAATATTATAACATTTGTATTACATGGTATGCAATATGTGGACAATTTTATAAGCAAGCCCGGTC
The Dethiobacter alkaliphilus AHT 1 genome window above contains:
- the rnr gene encoding ribonuclease R; translated protein: MSFEEKVLNYMREGAYKPLKIEELTQQLGVEDKRDIKRFHKLLEEMEQEGKIIKTRYARYGVPEKMNLMVGTLQGNQAGFGFIIPNNRDFSDVFVPANQMNGAMHGDHVVARLIKGGSGRNTEGEIIRILKRRSNLIVGRYESGRQYGFVIPDDQRISQDIFIPKSEAKQLKNGMKVQVEITRWPEKRRNPEGIVVDVLGYPGDKGVDTLSIIKKYELPEDFPSQVMKEIKAFRRDLAPEDLEGRMDLRDLPMVTIDGADAKDLDDAVSLHQKDNGNWELGVHIADVGHYVKEGTALDKEAFHRGTSIYLVDRVIPMLPPELSNDLCSLNPQVDRLAMSVFMELNHQGKVVSHDFGPSVIRTQERMTYDDVRDILVDKDENLRKRYQPLVPMFEKMEEMAMILRKNRFDRGALDFAVPEVKVKLDEQGKPIDIVPRPRSIAEMIIEEFMLICNETVAEHFSRMEVPFVYRVHEQPSEAKMQNFREFVHNLGLSLKGSPDKIHSRALQALLDEVEGKPEERVVNTLLLRTMQQARYSAHRSPHYGLAAEYYSHFTSPIRRYPDLMIHRLMREYLQGMPPQKRLGKITKNNEAGADRASMRERLAMEAERESVDMKKVEFMEGKEGQEFDAVISGVTSFGLFAELENLVEGLVHVSSMDDDYYHFHEDKLALVGERTGKTYRIGKPVRVILKRASKEDRQIDFVLTEIEND
- the smpB gene encoding SsrA-binding protein SmpB; the protein is MDKVFAKNRKAFHDYHIDEKYEAGMVLTGTEVKSIRAGKVNLKDSYARIENNEIFIHNLHISPYEQGNRFNHEPLRKRKLLMHRRQISRLIGLTKEKGYTLIPLQMYASKGFIKIEIALARGKKQYDKRQALAAKEAKREVERAFKEKQQY
- a CDS encoding type II toxin-antitoxin system death-on-curing family toxin — translated: MKAIIFIPKHIIIFFHEQLINLYGGSSGIRDEGLLDSALEQPKAMFGGSYLHDSLFKMAAAYGFHLCNNHPFIDGNKRIALVAMDTFLQKNGYEICASEKEAYEIIIKLASGNLTKEELTEWLKQNTKDT
- a CDS encoding AbrB/MazE/SpoVT family DNA-binding domain-containing protein, which gives rise to MKKLKLRKVGNSYGLTLPKELLEKYNLKEGEELYVVENNHGFTITPYDPDFEEWATSFDKTNKKYKNALKELSK